The following nucleotide sequence is from Anopheles stephensi strain Indian chromosome 3, UCI_ANSTEP_V1.0, whole genome shotgun sequence.
GAGCGAGCTTTGACACTTCTGGACCCTTATCATTCTGCTATCGCGGAGTTTTCTGCGTTCATTAAACTCtgttaaatgcaaaaaaatggattttAAGACATTTTTACTACCAAACGAAGGCAAAACGTAgtacaaatatttatttactaaaaaaaactttgtcaTAAATCATACTTTTAACACAAGgacaattaaaaacaattttgtaTTAAAACGCCGTTTTTGATTTAGAAAATATGATTCgatggaataaaaatattcatgAAACGCTTCTCTGCATCaaacattgcatacctttgggCATTACATGTTACCTGCAATACCTATATTCCATAGCTTTGTCACCATTTATGAACACattaaaaccacaaaaaatcCATTTGTTATCAACATTCAACATTTCTACTAATTTCTGGCAACGGTTTATTGAGACAATGTGTCGTCCACTACACAAAAACAATCattctcattttttttatcacaacgtgcattcaacaaacatcacacactcacaggcACACAGCATTTagtttagaaaaataaataaactaccAAAACCCCTTTCCGGACACTTGGGACAGTCCAATGGAAACGGTAGGATAACAAATCTCCACGAGCAGAACGTCAGCGCTGTCGGCCAGAATCACAGATAGGTCGATTTCTTCAAACCCTACACTCAATAGGAGACTCGGTGGTTTAGTGGTGCCGAAACTAGGGAGGAGGGGGCCATTTACTTTCCGAAACCtttcttcgttttcttcttctccagcACGATGATTTCATCGGCGACGTTATAAATATCTGCAACGGTCTGCAAATGTAGTAAAACGAGAGCAAAAAGGGTCACTCCATAAAATGCGTTTGGAAGCTGATTTTGCAATTGTGATTTAatcaaccaccaacacacacacacacttacatcTGCTTCCTTGAGCTTCGTTATTTTGGGATCTTCGTTCCGGACTTGGCGAGCCTTCTTTTTCTCCATCAGCGTTTTGTCCAGCTCCTCGCGCAGACGTGCTTCTTCGGCCGCTTCCAGCTCTGCTTCGGTGGCATCTTGCTGGTCCAGTTCTGTGAGGGCTTCCTGCTCGGGAGTTATATCCTCGGGTTCATCGGTGTCCTTTTTCGTGTCTAGACCACCCTCGACGGTCGCTTGATCGAAGTCTTGTTCGGCTTCGGATTCATCGCCCGAGTCCTTGCTCGCACCTTTAGCCACCTTGATCGCGATCGATGTTTCGAGATCTTCGGGAGAATCGGCATTGTTCATCGAGATGTAGCCTTCCTCGGGTGAGGAGGACTCCTGGTACTCGTTGACTTCACTTTGGCGCTGCATTTGACGCTGCTTTCTCATGCCACGCCGCTGCCGTCGTCGATCACCCTTTCCACCCTCCATCTCCATACCCATGCCCGATCGTTCGTCCTTCATGTCGAAGTCACGCTTCTGAATCGTTCGGCCGAGTTCTTCACGCTGCAACATCAACATCGACCGTAGGTTCATATCCCGACAGGGACCCTTCTTCGTCTTCATCCGCAGCAGGTTCAGCGAACGATCGTTTTCCTCGATCATGTACAGCTTTTCCTCCTCGAGCAGCGCTTCCCGTTTGGTGCGTCGCTCAATTTCCCGCTCCCGGCTCTGTTCCTCCATCTGCAGACGTTCCCGCTCCCAGCGATGGCCCTGTTTGATCAAACGTTCAGCATTTTTCTCACGGATCGTTTTCAACTGCAAGAAAAGTAAAATACGGCGCTCACAAAAGGGTTCACTTTTCGAAGGCTGAGGCCCCAAACCGGAAGAGAATGAAAGGTGCAAACCTTTTCCCGCTTGTTCAGAATGTTGACGTTCGTTTTCTGATTCACAAGAAACACCGAGCTGGTCATCTCCTCCGGTATGCTATCGCCCGCACCGGACAGTATCAGGTTGCGCTCGCGCTCGATTTCCTTCGCCTTTGAAGAACGGACCGGGAAGcgacaaaaattcaaacagaAAAGGAAGGAGTTagtgaaagcaaaacataatCAACACGTAGCGAAGCGCAACGGACACTTTATGAGATCTTTTTGATATCTCGTTCCTTGGTTCGTTTTCTACTAATATTGCCTTCAGCCGACATCTTAAACACCACCTCGAGACGTTGCGGTCCCTGCCGTGCTCACGCAGGACGACGCAAAAGCTCGAACCAAACACCTTGCGATACCTTACCAGCACGATACTGTGCAGCGGTATCAAAGACCGGGGACAGTTTTCGAGACTATACTTGCCGTCCAGGATTAGTTGCTTCTGTCGCTGCCATTCTCGGTGCTATCTCGGTACGGTGTTGGTCCCGGTGATTTCATTATTGTGCAGTGTTTCgtattgttattgtttcccCAAGGTTCGATTGATGTGCGCATGGTGGTGAACGGCACCAGCGGTAAAGCGAAGCAACGGTCCAGCCAAGCCAACGGTGGATGCATTGAAGGTATGAGTGCAGGAACGTGTGAACGAAGGTTGATGGTTATGATTTTTCAACACAATTTTCCACAAACATATAAACGGTGAGAAACAGATGaggtaaaataaattatcgtATTATGAAGGCTTATAAATGACGGGCGTTTACAATAACTACAGGCAGACGTGATAAAGTTATTCAATCGATAAAGCTTATCCCTAAGCGATCCAAAACGTTGTGAAAGGGCATTTCATACGGGACTGACAGTTTCTATGGTATAtcacgcctgaatgtatgcaaaaccccgtttttgaaaaaaatgtattagGGCTACAAAATTGACAGTTCTTAGTGGCCACCTATCGCACTTTGTCCAGCAATTCAAcaatcaaaattaattaaatcagtAAGCATTGCTGTTTGCATAGCTTCAGGCGCTATATTTGTTTCCTCGTCGAGTCGTGGCATTCCATTACACCTCtttatttcaaattgaatTCAAATCGACTGAAATTAGAATGGCAAATTTTCATACCAGGAATTCGAAACTGGTTAGTTCAGAATTCATATTTATTAGCTAACTTTATTAGCTAGCGCGTTAATGCCATTTGATATATTTTTAGACATAAGGTTTAAATTTTACCACTCGATATGGGAGCTCGCACATGTGTCTGAAAGTTAGTTATTGAAAaggtaaatgttttaaataaatctaaTATTTTCCAGCATTATTTTCCTCCACACTGAACCATGTTAATACCACTCAAGGCTCAACCCTTCTCCTGTAGTGTTTACTTATTCTATCCAATGGAAAATGAAGCATCACCATCCACACAGCAGCGCTTCATTCCATTTCTCGCTCGCAAAATGGCTACCATGACACCAATTCATGGAACCTACTCAGGTTCCGCATAATCTTGAAATATCTACGAACCGGGGTCTCGCCACCGGGCCCATTCGAATGAAGCCGCCCCCCCTCCGTTTGTTCCAATTGCCACGAAGTGCAGTCACGTATGCAGCCGAGTTCAATGCATGGATCAGGCGATATGcttaacctttttttgttgcttttcgcCACGATTTTCAcaaccccaccccccccccaaagGGCGCACAAAAAGTCGTAACAAAAGCTCGTCCCATTCTTCATAAACTTTACGCTCACGACGAGTGCGTGCGGATGTCCCTCTTATTCGTGCACATGCCGGTCGTAAAATGTGCTCACATCGGTAGTATAAAACGCGGCGAAACGCTGATTACGATTATGATAATCACATTAAATGCCACATTATCCATTTCCTAGACTCTTAAGGCTGGGTGGCTCCGTGTTGCAACAGTTCGCCGTTACCTTGCGTAGTGCTTACGGTGGTAGCTTCCTCAAGTGAGAGGCGGTTCAAGCGAAGGCACGTacagcaaaatggaaaaggaaaaaaaatgaagaagccTCGAAGTTCAGAAGTTTCGAAAAAGttcgaaatggaaaaaaagatCCTTAAACATGTCCTCTTGAAAGTACACTCAAGTTGTGTTCCAAAAGTAAGTGGACGGTATATCGATTTACGCTCAACGCTGTGTCTAGACGTGAGTAATGGTGCTTGCTTTAACATCTGATTGTATTTGTGATTGCTACAAAAAACAGCACATTTTAAGTGAAATAATAAGCACCAGGAAAATTGCTTTAAGTCCAAAAGTATGGGATGTAccaaatgaaaggaaaattcaCTCATAAGGAGATGAGGTAACAGTTCTAAATAACATTGAGGCAGAAAAGGCTATCCTCAACTCCAACTCCCATTCCTTGGAGAAAACTGTGCCAAAACTGTCAATCTCAGATCCAAGCTTTGAATGTCAACCCAAAGCGGGAAATTGAGGCATCTCCTCTCACACACCGACGAACAGCAAACACTTGGCAACAATCGAACCACGTACCAGGAGGAACAGCAGGCACATAGACTGTCCCTGTACCGAATTCCGGGTGCTTGACAGCTGTGTGGGGGACAAATCCAAACGATGTTATCAATAGTATATTGGTGCAAAAAACGCTTATCACCttcgctcgatcgatcgataggCTCAGCTTTCCAACCAAGGAATGCATTCGGGAGCGCCGACCGGGGGCACCACAAATTTAACATTCATTGGATGGCAACATTTGAAGTAAAAcacccaaacaaacaaaacggaaacgaACTCCAAAGAGACAGCAGCGAAACATGCTACTATCGAAAATGGTGGAGAAGGCCCGAACAAGCTCCCCGTACTAGTGTCAAAGTGAGATGGTGCTCCATGCTGTCATGATATACTAGCGCACTCTCGCGTGTGTATGGTCGTGTGTTTCACTACTATGTGCCAGGTATCACTCAAAACGGTTATCGATTTCACAAGCACACCAAGCATACCCACACCGCGCACAGCCTACCGAAAGGCGGCCAGGTATGGACAACTTCAACTAGAGCTAGAGTACCGAGCACCGAGGGCCTGAAGTGCTGCGGCAGTACTTATGCCGGGCTCTGTTTTCCAAATGCGGTGTGGTTTCTAAGATAATCAGCTCGCAATCGTGTTAAGATAACAATTTTCGACACTTGCCTATCTCTTCTGGTGGATCAGATTCCATGCTTCTCTGAAGCGTGGGTTGTTCCGATTTAGATACATTGAAGTTGAAAACTTTTGATGTTACTTGACTTTCACTAACTCAATTTTCAAGTTCATGGAAGAGATCTTGACCCTCTCTAATGTTCGTCTGTGTTTTACCTACAACATCAACAAAGTCGTCTAAAGTTAGAAGGTTTAATTTCCAATAATCAAGCAAATGTTTCCCCCAGTAATCAAGAGTAGAATTTTAATTGCAAACGCGTAAAATTCTACGCGGTAGAGCAGTGGGAAAAAAGCAATGCGAGCAAACGATGAGTGGTGAAATCCTTGTGCGAAATGACTATGAAATGAGAGCTACCAATGGTGGATGTACCCACATCCCAGACACCCGGGGGTTTCGGGGTACGTTGCTGGTTCCTAATAATTGGAAGGTGATTTGTAATTTTAGGCACATCGCATTGTTCCTGCTGCCTGCAGGTTCAAGGTACAATTAGCGATCGAACGTGAACAGTGCGGAGCTAACGAGAGCATAATTGGAGGAATCCTTACAGTAACGCTGGTGACGTGAAACTTTCCCAAACCTCGCAACGTTTCCGATTCTGGCCAAAAAGCTGCGGCATCCATCATTAGCGGTAATGTGTAGCACCGCCACTTACCTCTCGCTCGCTGATCCGCTTCTCCAGCGTGACATTGTAGTCCTCCTGGATGCGACGCTGAAGCTCCTGCATATATTTGCGATCCGTCAGCCGGACCACATTCGTTCCCATCAACTTCTCCAGTTGCGCGGTTACTCGGGGAAGGTTCACACTGAAACGAACGGTCAAGGAAAAAACGGAATGCACGTTTGGTAAGACAACCTGCACAACACTGCACGAACTAGGGACACATCAATCACCAAGCGGTGGATTGATTCACACCAAATCCCATACACCGATTAAATGCCACAACAAGTGAGAACTCGCTAACCGAAAGTAATGGACAATTTCACACCACCGTAACACCAGGATAATGGATACAACAACCCAGAAACCGGGCTAGCTGCAAACGAAATCACTCAATCCGGAAGCTTTATCCGTCCGTTGGCGTGCGATGGCACTCGCTGACTAATGCTCCGGGGCGCTCCAAACACTGCCCGCGTGGCATCAGGCGAACAAACGAAAGCGCAAAGTGAAGTACGCGCTAGTGTTCTAGTGTAGACCTAGGTAAGGGTACGAGAAGTACTATTTTCTACCCCTTTTCAACCATCGAGAGCTCTCgaattgcaaacaaaaaatcgaaattgtttgctgctgttgttctagaaaaaaaggccaaaacacacacagacacatacacattatCCGTGACAACCGATCGTGACGCTATTGACGTCCCGGGCTCCCGACATGGCCGACGGGGTGTTCCGGATTTATGTTGCGCTTTTGCTACCCGGCTTTGCAGGTGAAACagaagaaaatcgaaaagcACATCACGAACTCTCGGTtccgagcaaaacaaaagcccaaCACATCGAACGTGTATACTGTGAATGCTACCCGGTACAGGCGCACGTGGAAATTTTTGGCAAAAACATAACCTCGAATTTTCGCCAAGTCCACGTGGTAGtaggtacaaaaaaaaaagcaaaacacgagAAAAACTCATAAAAGCAAACGGATGGTGTAGCTTGCTGGTATCGGATGGGTAACGGTAAGAGGGAATCGATTGGCATGGTGGCATGGAGAGAAGATTCTTCGATTCAAGGCAAAGGACGTAGAGCCGATGGTGGTGCACCAAAGAGCCGACCAGTCCCAAACCAACAGCAGGCAAcgcaataacaataataatcgTGATCATATTTTTACGAGGCGCCATAAAAATGGTGGATTTGCTGAAGCGTTAAGGGTTGTGTCGGATGAGCCGCCCGCATACTGTTGGGTGGCTGGCAACACTGGCCTGTAAGTCCGTTACGCAAATTGTTGCAAAGCAAAAGGGGTTTTAGTGGTTGATCTGCTACGTAATACGTGCTTTGGGGAAGGAGATTTTGTAAGAGGAACGTTTTTTTGAGGTTGATAATACTTTGAATTATTCTGTTATAAATGAAGaaataattgtgtttttttttattcataaagaacggcctggccgtattgctaaaagaATTGTGTTAAAGACTTTAAAATAGGCATTTTATGAAGAGAGCACCAGGGAAGCGTTAGATAATAAAGCGTGATAAAATAAGCTCAACATaaattacttaaaaaaaaaaacaaagcattcgATAATCACGAtcaaaaattaacaacaatcacaaaagcaaagaagcaaaccaaaacaaaaaaacattcattgcataattttaggtgttttgaatttttgaaaaatgctaGTGCAATGAAAAACAAGATTAAGGGTAATAGATGAATAAAGccaattatattttattgttatcTACTGTATGTAaagtattaaaataataatttgcgAATAAATGAAGATTAAAATCAGATTTTAAATCTTGCGCCTAATTGTATGCAATAtccttttattttaatttggtGTAGTAAGGACTGCACTATGCTGAACAGATTAACCACTTATGAGTGAAATCAATACAAGAAAAGCAGAAATTGTAAGAATTTCACAGAtgtagtgtcaaagaagacaagaaaaataaagaagaaaaaaaagcataaggTGAGACTCCAGTGGTAAAATATTGCACGAAAAAATATATAGACGTGAATTCGAAATTGCCTAGCTTTAGGCGCAGCTAAATCCTTTTCCAGCCAAGcaaaatgaaattttataaGTTAAGCCCCTGAATGTAGGCAATTTCTTCGATACAATAGCATTTCATCaaattttacaattattttaaacgTATCAATGCATTCTAGAAGCAAAAGCTATTCAAAAATCATACCTTTAAGATCGATTCCGTTGTAAAGCTACTGATACAATTCAGCATGCAAGCAATCGAAATTGCTTTCCGTAATTTATTTCACTTCCATTTTACACCCTCGTAATGAGCCGGGGAAAAGGTTAGACAACAGTAGCACGTTAAAAGCACTCGCCCAGAACGCGTCGCGTGAAAGTGAAGTGACCTCCGTGACCGCGCGTTGTAGCAACGGACTAGATAGCAGTAGCTGGCACCGCCAGCGACGTCCCGGTCACGACTGGAAGCAAATTAAAATTACGCGAACGAAAGAATGCTTTCGCTGCCGCCTAGCAACAACCGACTGTCCAACGATAAATGGAGTTTCGCTTCTTgctaaaaagggggaaacAGCAGTCGTACGCTTACTCTGTTCAATTAATGCAACCGATTGGCCGAATGGCTGTAGTCCTCTCTTCCACCATGCGAACAGCCTTTGTAAGAGGGTCATGGAAATGGCTTTAACGCTCGAGTCAGCAGTGTGTGAGGCACAGGATTTACATAGGATAGTCGACATCGTTTACCAGACACATCACGAGGTCTCTCCAACGAATGTAAAACGATGAAAACCCATTCCAGCACGGTACCAGAGGCCAGGCAATGGCCTTCGTCTCGCTTTCCGCAGCTGGTTGGATGGGTGGATGGAGAGTTTCGATTTTCCACCAGCAAGGCAAAGACCAGAGCACATATaaatagaactggacaaaaATCGAATATCGAAGCATCGAATGTACATAAAATTGATAAACACAGTTACCGCTGCCGGAGAACGGTTCGATCCAGAACCATCGAGACCACACCGACCCGCTTACGCCAGCTGCTTCAATAAAGCGATTTTCCACGGACTCCTTTTATGCGCCTGTCCTCCAAAAGCAAACGAAGGCACGTTGGAGTAGGCTTACCAAAGGAtgcataaaatattattcaaacAACCTTATCGCCAACCGATGCTCTGCCGGGTTGCATTCgtcgatcgtcgtcgtcgtcgacgacGAGACTCACAGATTGAGACATTGCCCAATGTTCCAATGACTTCTGGTCATGGAGCTGGTATCTGGACGATACTAAGGGAACGAGTTTAAAGCGATTTTTCACACTCCCTACCAATGTTTACTCGTAGTACAATGTAACTCACACACCTCAACCACCCCATTCACGCCCACCAGAACACTTTACATTCCAGTCGACAGTCCGCGCTTCGTGACGATTTAAGGCTTGAGGTTTTaggggttttgtttcattgtgcAAAAGTCGCTAAACAAGCGCATCGGAGTCGGGTGTTAGGTGGCCATTTTCCGCCAACGTACGCTGACATTAGATATTCCACACGTTCTTTGCTGCACACGTCACACAGCATGCACGAGTGCATGTGGCCGCAGTCGGTGCAGTCGACATGTGAAATAAGGGCAGCTGTTGCACAGGATATTTTCGGTCGCACGGTCGCTTTCACATGCCCTCACACACTCCCTATCTCCCTGGAATGCCTGGGAGCAATCGAATCACTGTTCATAGTTTTGTGTACCATCCAGCTGTCATCATTTTCAGGCTGTGATTTTAACATGCGATGAGCGGAATGGTACCGTAGCGAAAAGTAATTATAACCATAATCATGCCTCACGGGGCAGGATATTTTCATGAGGTGAAGTGTTTCGTTTCCTACATTTACTTCGTAAACGTTCCGCTTCTACGGTAAAATTGTAACCTGTGTTATGGTTTGGTATGATGGATTGAATAGCATTTTGTCAATAAAAGTGAtatggaaaaatggaaataaatataatatttatattttgcgacaattataaaaagaaagagcgagatTTGAATCTAATTACATCAGATTAGGTGATGAAGAATACCCCTAAAATATAGTGGGGTTCACCATTCTAGCATTAAATATAGTAGAAAAACCATAATTCCTATGAAGTATGCAACGTATTGAAATACGATTGCAATGACTGTTGAGGCCTTAGTAATGAGCAATTAATGCGAGGAAGAATAATTAAgcatatattttattatttaaatgtgACCATTACTAACTTGACAAAGAATATGTCTGGGAAAATCACAATGTATCCTTGTTCTAGAAAATCTTTTGCAATAATCGTCCAATAATTATACTTCtttttttgataaataaatttcaGGTTGGGTTTGAGAAATAAACTAATCAGGGTACGGAATATTTCACAagtaattatttataaaatttaagcataaaaataaataaataagtcaGTACGAAGTTCATCATTAATATCGACACTGTTATTACGATGGTATGCTTCGACTTACTCATTAAAAAAGGCCATTTTAAAGTAGTAAAAGTAGTTTCAGTAAAGGCAAAAGGCCATTTTACTGAAGAAGTTGGTGATTTTctgattgtttttgttgaatgttattttttgtaattttttgttcatgtgttattttttataattactTTATCAAGCAaatgaatgcattttttgaaatttagtgCCCGAGATAATTTATATTATTCGTacattattttactttttaactTGTAtctaaaaacaaatttaatttagttgagatttttttctccgtcttttgtttgtattttattttgctatttattgcatttggggcggtccggtggtagaggcgataacggcgccggtcgtcaCTCGACAGtacaggggttcaaatcccatccaaaccggcTCCCCGTCCATAGAGATGACTATtttactacggataaaataaagtcacagaaagccagaactggcaggtcgagaccactcgaggttgtagtgcaaaggaagaagaaggtttcTTGCATTATTAGCCTTTACGTTCTACAGATTTTCCAAACCATGATTTCATTATACATGAGTTATAAAAGTATTTTTAAGAGTTTAGTCTCTATTTTTAAGATACAACCGCATGCAGTCTTGTCCTGCTGTTTTTGGTTACTCTGCCTAATACTAGACTTGGCTGGCCAAAAATGATTAAGGGGAGTGTCTAATAGGATTTGATGTTGGTACTGTCATGAAAAAAGTTGATACAATAACAATTGATTAGAATCCTTTAATCTCACCAAAGTTTGGTAACCTTTGGAAGCACTTCAAAATTATTACtgataaaaagtaaaaacactGAGCATCAGGTATCATTCCCTATCAGAAGAGTAATAAGATGCTATCAGCCCAACCTAACCCTAACGTAGAAAGAACCAAACTTGGACAAGTCCTTCTGTACGCAATTATTTGATGTATAAAACAATTTGCATCAATTAATAAGCAATTCATTATGTCAATCATCAATACATTCCTACTCCTGCGTACACCTTAATACCTCGATTTCCCATCTTTTTGATCGATGTTCCAGAAGGAACACATCCCATGAGTAACCGCATCATTTACACCTGACACCTGTGACACAAATCCTTCCCCAGCGTGTCATTAGCaatacagcagcaaaaaaaagtagaGCAGAAAATCAGTTGACAGGAAGTTAATCGCATTCTCTAGCACCCACATTCTACTACCTTCGAATGCGTGCGTAGGTTTAAACAACGACGTACGACATCGCTTAACCGCAGTTAACCTAACTTCCACCTTACAGCCGAGAAAGTGGAGAGGAggcaaataaatttccatccCCCAAGTGCATTGGAATCGGTacaagagagaagaaaaaaaaaggaaaacgaaaccaTTTATTTTCATCAACAGCTGGTCCCGCTGCTGGTAGGTGGTGCGTGTGGAATGCTGGAGCCATCGACCCCAACAGCCGTTACCCTGCACTGCATACACCGGGGGCTTGCTGACACGGGTCGAGGTTTATGATTTTACTTCCGGCTTTactgattttaattaaaaactgcATCCGTCCCGGATACGGGGCGAAAGGGACCGAGACCGAATGATATCGTTATCATACGATATTAGGTCACACGCAGCCTTCCTTCACACCTAAGTGTCCCGGACAAAAGAGCCatgaaccaacaaaaaaaaggtagatt
It contains:
- the LOC118508945 gene encoding uncharacterized protein LOC118508945 isoform X1 translates to MNANSFWGTIDQLLGREAQKQSGQDSLKVAGWLSAYAGVRKTAGQGDDAAGYGSDGFSGLPGRTSSLPSIFPSGNQLIHPDQDGTFNGGDGVTGPGGNGGTTAGGRNGGSRKKVRFRKSKLRQLYDVEVLPVEYLGPKIEYSVNLPRVTAQLEKLMGTNVVRLTDRKYMQELQRRIQEDYNVTLEKRISEREHREWQRQKQLILDGKYSLENCPRSLIPLHSIVLAKEIERERNLILSGAGDSIPEEMTSSVFLVNQKTNVNILNKREKLKTIREKNAERLIKQGHRWERERLQMEEQSREREIERRTKREALLEEEKLYMIEENDRSLNLLRMKTKKGPCRDMNLRSMLMLQREELGRTIQKRDFDMKDERSGMGMEMEGGKGDRRRQRRGMRKQRQMQRQSEVNEYQESSSPEEGYISMNNADSPEDLETSIAIKVAKGASKDSGDESEAEQDFDQATVEGGLDTKKDTDEPEDITPEQEALTELDQQDATEAELEAAEEARLREELDKTLMEKKKARQVRNEDPKITKLKEADTVADIYNVADEIIVLEKKKTKKGFGK
- the LOC118508945 gene encoding eukaryotic translation initiation factor 3 subunit A isoform X5, translating into MDSSNGDIDTKDCWWERPSVIYAVNLPRVTAQLEKLMGTNVVRLTDRKYMQELQRRIQEDYNVTLEKRISEREHREWQRQKQLILDGKYSLENCPRSLIPLHSIVLAKEIERERNLILSGAGDSIPEEMTSSVFLVNQKTNVNILNKREKLKTIREKNAERLIKQGHRWERERLQMEEQSREREIERRTKREALLEEEKLYMIEENDRSLNLLRMKTKKGPCRDMNLRSMLMLQREELGRTIQKRDFDMKDERSGMGMEMEGGKGDRRRQRRGMRKQRQMQRQSEVNEYQESSSPEEGYISMNNADSPEDLETSIAIKVAKGASKDSGDESEAEQDFDQATVEGGLDTKKDTDEPEDITPEQEALTELDQQDATEAELEAAEEARLREELDKTLMEKKKARQVRNEDPKITKLKEADTVADIYNVADEIIVLEKKKTKKGFGK
- the LOC118508945 gene encoding uncharacterized protein LOC118508945 isoform X2, with amino-acid sequence MDSSNGDIDTKDCWWERPSVIYADDAAGYGSDGFSGLPGRTSSLPSIFPSGNQLIHPDQDGTFNGGDGVTGPGGNGGTTAGGRNGGSRKKVRFRKSKLRQLYDVEVLPVEYLGPKIEYSVNLPRVTAQLEKLMGTNVVRLTDRKYMQELQRRIQEDYNVTLEKRISEREHREWQRQKQLILDGKYSLENCPRSLIPLHSIVLAKEIERERNLILSGAGDSIPEEMTSSVFLVNQKTNVNILNKREKLKTIREKNAERLIKQGHRWERERLQMEEQSREREIERRTKREALLEEEKLYMIEENDRSLNLLRMKTKKGPCRDMNLRSMLMLQREELGRTIQKRDFDMKDERSGMGMEMEGGKGDRRRQRRGMRKQRQMQRQSEVNEYQESSSPEEGYISMNNADSPEDLETSIAIKVAKGASKDSGDESEAEQDFDQATVEGGLDTKKDTDEPEDITPEQEALTELDQQDATEAELEAAEEARLREELDKTLMEKKKARQVRNEDPKITKLKEADTVADIYNVADEIIVLEKKKTKKGFGK
- the LOC118508945 gene encoding eukaryotic translation initiation factor 3 subunit A isoform X4, with amino-acid sequence MKKANMAKNQLEKMMLEEDFTFCECNFAVKPTRRQDVNLPRVTAQLEKLMGTNVVRLTDRKYMQELQRRIQEDYNVTLEKRISEREHREWQRQKQLILDGKYSLENCPRSLIPLHSIVLAKEIERERNLILSGAGDSIPEEMTSSVFLVNQKTNVNILNKREKLKTIREKNAERLIKQGHRWERERLQMEEQSREREIERRTKREALLEEEKLYMIEENDRSLNLLRMKTKKGPCRDMNLRSMLMLQREELGRTIQKRDFDMKDERSGMGMEMEGGKGDRRRQRRGMRKQRQMQRQSEVNEYQESSSPEEGYISMNNADSPEDLETSIAIKVAKGASKDSGDESEAEQDFDQATVEGGLDTKKDTDEPEDITPEQEALTELDQQDATEAELEAAEEARLREELDKTLMEKKKARQVRNEDPKITKLKEADTVADIYNVADEIIVLEKKKTKKGFGK
- the LOC118508945 gene encoding calponin homology domain-containing protein DDB_G0272472 isoform X3, with amino-acid sequence MNANSFWGTIDQLLGREAQKQSGQDSLKVAGWLSAYAGVRKTAGQGDDAAGYGSDGFSGLPGRTSSLPSIFPSGNQLIHPDQDGTFNGGDGVTGPGGNGGTTAGGRNGGSRKKVRFRKSKLRQLYDVEVLPVEYLGPKIEYSVNLPRVTAQLEKLMGTNVVRLTDRKYMQELQRRIQEDYNVTLEKRISEREAKEIERERNLILSGAGDSIPEEMTSSVFLVNQKTNVNILNKREKLKTIREKNAERLIKQGHRWERERLQMEEQSREREIERRTKREALLEEEKLYMIEENDRSLNLLRMKTKKGPCRDMNLRSMLMLQREELGRTIQKRDFDMKDERSGMGMEMEGGKGDRRRQRRGMRKQRQMQRQSEVNEYQESSSPEEGYISMNNADSPEDLETSIAIKVAKGASKDSGDESEAEQDFDQATVEGGLDTKKDTDEPEDITPEQEALTELDQQDATEAELEAAEEARLREELDKTLMEKKKARQVRNEDPKITKLKEADTVADIYNVADEIIVLEKKKTKKGFGK